TGACCGTCCGTTTATTCGTTATCACAGTTTATTTTGGCAAGAATTATACTTTGCTTTTAGCACGTGTTTATTGataaacgtttatttttcttattccaTTTcggtgtttaatattttcatacgaTAATATCgctgtttgtgttttatttttagcttacAATTAGAgccgttgttttattttatactttgtttttttttattcgaaaacagTGGAAGTAGCATTTATTtgatgcaataaataaaatgtaagaaatataatatactttacaaCTGAATAGTACGCACTTGGTCTAaggtatttttgattttaagacTTTGTTACATTTACCAAAAAccagttacaaaaatataatgcagCTGCTGGGATACAATCCatgtcttatttaaaaattctgcTAATCGCTTCTCCAAAAAAAgattcttaataaattaatattattattgtgtattaaataaattacgtaatcTTACTCTGATTTAATAATCCTGTAGAGCTCAATAACAATAAGACTCAATATTTCTCTACATAATTCTACATGTGAATCCGTTATTTTGAAGAAACGCAAGCGCTACAATAACGGCCATCTGCCGCGGTGCAAATCATATAACAAAAGGTTTTTTGCCCTAATGCCGGCGGCTGCAATGTTTGAAGTTAGTTTAAAAACGGGTTGCAGCCGGCAGCCCCAACTTCTTTTTTAATTGTTGTCCAAGTGCTTATGTTTTGTGTGCTTCttcaaaactaacaaaaatatttcgttgtTTCAGAATGTGATCGCAACCATCAATCAATGACGGTAACATTCATCTGACCAAAGCAGACAATGCGGTCACAAGCTTCAAAACCTGTACCTAAGAAAGGGgatttaaaaacaactttaaaggCATCAACttcgaaacaaaataaaaagaagattGCTACTtcgaaaaagtaaaaaattggTAGGTAAGTCTTTAGCGAAAGGTCAGAAGAAGAACAGCAAAGATGATGTTGCAACTAAAAATGATGAAGAGTCTACAGTTAATAAAAACGAAACAACTCCAGATACAGCCAAGGTTGGTACGTCTAGAACACGAAGCGACTCGCCAGCTAAAAAAGCAAAGAAAGATCCTAAGGAGAAAAAAGATACGGTTAAAACTACTGCTGAAACCAATGTAAAGAAAACTGCTGTTAAAAAACCTGTTAAGTCAGAGAACAAAGGAAAGACTACCAACGCACGTGCATCAAAAGTTGGAAAAAATAATGACCCAAAGTACAAAGCAAAAACTGAAGCAGCTAAGAAAACACCAACCAAATTTTCAAAGGTAAAAACTGTTATCAAAAAGGGACGACAggaaatcaaaagaaaaaatccATCAGCAAGGCAAGAGCCTCAAAAAGAGCATAGCGAAATtgaaaacaaagataataaaaatagttgcgATAAGAATAAAAGTAATCAGGAGAAGAAACAGGAAATAgagcaaattaaaaaagatGATATGATTAAAGAACCTAAGGAGACAATAAGGGATGACTCGTGTGTTGACGGGGGCAGAAAAACAGAGATCAAAATTATTACTGAGAATTCGCCTGATAATAATTCTTCTAAAGCATCTCCTACCACCCCTACAGATACCCCGAAAACTGAGACCGAAAGGCCTCCGAAATTTTTTACTTCAAGTCGATCTCCAAGGACTGTAGACATcgatgtaaaatgtttaaaaaattcaaaaggaAACCTAAGTGTTTCTGAGAGGTTTTTGTCAATGAAATTTGAAACTAAAACTGATGACAATTGCAAAGACAAAATGCTTCAAACACGCTAGTTTCTCAAGGCCCAGACATTGATGTGTACACATTTACTGAGAAAGTTGATTCtccaaaaagtattttatcagaCTTTCGAAgtcctataaataaaaatgtcggGCGGGTGCGCCCGATAGCAAGAGTAAAAGGAACCGTTATTGATAAAAAGACCGAATcggaaaagaaaaaatattcgcCACATCGACCCATCGAAGAAGTAGTTAAGCAGTTAAAAGCTAATAAGAGGTCTGAAGAAATAACTACACTTGAGAACGAAAATACCGATGTCGCTACTTCAAGCGTAGAAGCAACCATTATCGCTAGTGAGACAGAACATGACGATAAACCAAAACCAATAGTAAGTAAATCTTATAAAATGGTTGCCAGAAAATCAAGTGTAACTGGAAAGCCATTTAGTCCAATAAAATTTTTGGATACGGAACCAACACCgaataaaaacgaaaaatcaTGTAAATCTAATCAACCAGTAAAAAAATCTCCTGTTAAATCGAAGAAACCTATCAAAAAAAGTAGTTCATCTGATGATGAACTTGACACGTCAAAATTTTCGCTTAACaccaaaacatttaattattcttcATCGGAAGAAAGTGTTAACGAGTCTAATGACGATAATGAAACCAAAGAGTCTTCAGGATCAGACACGTCTAGAAATAAAAAGcaaaggaataaaaagtataagaGGATAACTGACAGCGTAAAGAAAACAACTTCTAAAGAATTAAAAGAGCTGTCGAAAGATTCCTTAATTGACTTAAAAGATGACTGTGCTCTTTTGGGTGGGGAAAAACCCAGTAAGAGGCGTCTTAAGCTCTTATCCATGTGGACTGGGCCTAAAAAACATAGAATGGCCTCCTTAAATGCTATAGCTAAAGTCCACTGCCTTTATGAAAATGAAAGCAGGTCACATATGGAGCTGGGCCTAATGAAAACGGTGGATAGACAACTGTTACCTAGCACGTCAAAAGCCCCCTGCTATCTAAAAAGAAGGAATCTAAACCGAAAGAGGAAAAACAAGAAAGTACATCTGAGTCCGagtacgaaaataaaaaagaaaagaaagatgAAACTTCTGAAAGTTCCGACGATAGTCCGCCACAAAGGACACTACGTGGAGTACCAGGCATCAGAAGCGCTGGCAAATACTGGGATCCAAAATCGTCTACATCTTCCAGTGAAGATAGCGAACAAGACACGAAAAAGAAGGCCGGACcagataaaaagaaaatcacCAAAACACCTACTAGCAAATCCGATTCTGATAAACCACCGGCAAAAATGAAAAAGACAGCTGGCGTGCCTGTAAAGAAAAAACGAAATAGAAATGAAGTTGTTATGGATCTGAAAGACATGGTCGTGCAAAAACGTATGGCCAGTCTAAATGCCACAGCTATCTTGGCCGCTAGTTATGAAAAACGGTCGCCTAAATCTAATAAAGATGAAACAACGTCGGACTCCTGCAGTGATGAATCTTTTTCTCAAAAGCCAAAAAACGTAGCAGCTTCCGGCGTTAAGTCGGAATCAAAAAACGAAGAAACTAAAAAAGAAGTGGATGATGCCGCGTCGGCGGACCGAAAGCAGAAAATGGAATTTATAGTCAATCAAGATACTGATGTGACGATAACCGGTGTTTATTCTACACACCATCACGAGGGATTCTGTACTGTGTCGGGTATGCAGTATCGTATATCTTCTACAAGCCACACGCAGACTACGGCGACAGCTAATTGTGAGAAGGTAAATcacttgtaaattaattatatcgaCTTAATCGTATATAAATTTAAGGCACGTTTATTAATTAAGGGTGTAGGTGTGTTATCGGTAGAAAGTCGGCAAATTGGTGGGCGCATAACCCGAACGTAATAAAGACGGCGTGCCCGGTGGCGCTTcgactctcattaatacccagtAATGAAGTAAGTTCTATGTAAACACGCCTCGGGACCTCATCCGCACATTATCCTTCATCGCTTTACCTCCAGAAAGTTATCGTAGAAAAGTAAACCTTTTGTACGTGAAATAAGCAGCTAATTTCAAATGGGAGATTATTATCAAGTGGGGCGCGAACGATTTACGCGTGAAAGGAGTAATCATCGTACTACTCCGGACGCAGATTATATCGTCTGGCGCATTAATCCTTATTAatgttaaatctttaaaacctCCAGTATAGTAAcgcgatataaatatttacgctattagtatttataatcaattaaGCCACAAGAAGCTGCTGCCGTTACAATCGTGGTCAAATTAACTTGCGGATGTTTATATTACTTTTCattttatgtctatttttactcaattaaaaacacaattaattttgttatacatGAATGATTCCAATAAAGATCTATTACAGTATTCCAGCGCAACCCAATATTTGCCGAATTTCTTAATCGATTTGCAGAATAAACCGATAGCAAACTTATTTTCCACCTGACCTCGCCGAGACCTTTTTCCTTGAATCTCTCGTACCACAAAGTTGTTTCGCAGactttattgtttttacataaaCTTTCGCGGCATGCTCAAAGCTGAGGAAGAATATCAAAGAAAACACAATTTGTGAAGCTGATCTTgataactattaaatataagttttgagtttattgcggtTTCCTTTGAGCCCGCGTCTAGTTAAGCACTGGTTTATGTACAGGATGGTTGTCCGAGGGAGGACGGGGCGCGGTATACTCCACTCTCGGCGCTGTCTTCTATGCAGCCGCCTGCTGAACACACTCATAATCATCCTCATCcaggtaaataatatatttatcgtttttttatatagtactTCTGCTGTAGTCAATTTTGTGTATAATTGAGCTAACTCTACCGTTGTAATGACTGATTTCAATTTCACCTAACATAATTACTTTGTTGTTACGAATCGCACGGTAACATTTCCGAGAGGTTCAAAAATGCCGGTAATCGAACCCATGATCCTTCTGATTTTGTCGATGCTTGTGGAAAATGACGACCCATGACTTGTTGTATTATTCGACCCACATTTACTGGCTTTCTGTAATTAAAGAAAAcgcgaaatatttattacaattcaaaGATAGACATTATCTTCGCGATGCCCCGGTAAAACTtttcagaaaaataaacaaaaaatatcaatataatttttagttcTTTAGCCATAGGGCGCGTTTGAGACAGCTGATCACTAGTATAtcttttaaaagtctttaacCTATTACACTGTTCTATGTTGTAACATCTCACAGACGTTTGTGTGAAGGCGCTTGGTAGACGTTTATTATTCaaagttaaaacataatataatgtaaactgAGTGTACTTTTAAGCATATTATTCAATTCCTTTGtcgacaatatttataaaacgaaaCAAGGATATATGAGATAACAAACGATACATTAATTTTGTCCCACTGTCTTATCGTTTTACCACTATCTCCCCCTTTGTCTCAAGCTGCTACATTCGACCTACGAATCCTTCATACAACGTCATATTAtttcgcaataaaaaaatggtttattcaTGCCTGCTTTATATCTATTTGTTCGTTATAGTTGTTAATTAAGGTTAGCCGTGCTCAACCTTTTATTTAAGCGACAAAGACATCTTTATTGTTGTGCCTCGGACCACAACGTAGATTCATTGAGCTGCATAGGTTCTAAAAGCGTAATTaaactttaacatttaaaattatttcaataaaaagtattcacaattaactgaatgattttattcttataagaTCAGAATACAATTTAAGAGATCTTGACTGaagtttatttaagtttagtattttttaattaaggcAGGCCTGTTGCAAAAGCTTAGCGGGCCTTAAGTTGCGTATTAGATTCGTTTGTGAGATCGTAAATCATCCACAGGCCAAAATGTCTTCCTACTTCCCAATCACTACagaatcatattattatacataattgtaattttaatatagtttagGTATCATAGGTCTGTAATTTTATAGTACGTTtcaattcattatttatgtccGTCTCATTTATTGCACGACACGCAATCCTCTAACTGTCAAATTCCTGTAAAACAATGCCATTATACTGGCGTACTCGGGCTAGTTTAATTGGCTATAATGCTAAGATAACAatcacatatataaaaatgaattggtgataattttaatttatgttcttcg
This DNA window, taken from Manduca sexta isolate Smith_Timp_Sample1 unplaced genomic scaffold, JHU_Msex_v1.0 HiC_scaffold_2513, whole genome shotgun sequence, encodes the following:
- the LOC115442857 gene encoding LOW QUALITY PROTEIN: claspin (The sequence of the model RefSeq protein was modified relative to this genomic sequence to represent the inferred CDS: inserted 3 bases in 2 codons; deleted 2 bases in 1 codon), yielding MRSQASKPVPKKGDLKTTLKASTSKQNKKKIATSKKXKKLVGKSLAKGQKKNSKDDVATKNDEESTVNKNETTPDTAKVGTSRTRSDSPAKKAKKDPKEKKDTVKTTAETNVKKTAVKKPVKSENKGKTTNARASKVGKNNDPKYKAKTEAAKKTPTKFSKVKTVIKKGRQEIKRKNPSARQEPQKEHSEIENKDNKNSCDKNKSNQEKKQEIEQIKKDDMIKEPKETIRDDSCVDGGRKTEIKIITENSPDNNSSKASPTTPTDTPKTETERPPKFFTSSRSPRTVDIDVKCLKNSKGNLSVSERFLSMKFETKTDDNCKDXNASNTLVSQGPDIDVYTFTEKVDSPKSILSDFRSPINKNVGRVRPIARVKGTVIDKKTESEKKKYSPHRPIEEVVKQLKANKRSEEITTLENENTDVATSSVEATIIASETEHDDKPKPIVSKSYKMVARKSSVTGKPFSPIKFLDTEPTPNKNEKSCKSNQPVKKSPVKSKKPIKKSSSSDDELDTSKFSLNTKTFNYSSSEESVNESNDDNETKESSGSDTSRNKKQRNKKYKRITDSVKKTTSKELKELSKDSLIDLKDDCALLGGEKPSKRRLKLLSMWTGPKKHRMASLNAIAKVHCLYENESRSHMELGLMKTVDRQLLPSTSKAPLSKKKESKPKEEKQESTSESEYENKKEKKDETSESSDDSPPQRTLRGVPGIRSAGKYWDPKSSTSSSEDSEQDTKKKAGPDKKKITKTPTSKSDSDKPPAKMKKTAGVPVKKKRNRNEVVMDLKDMVVQKRMASLNATAILAASYEKRSPKSNKDETTSDSCSDESFSQKPKNVAASGVKSESKNEETKKEVDDAASADRKQKMEFIVNQDTDVTITGVYSTHHHEGFCTVSGMQYRISSTSHTQTTATANCEKDGCPREDGARYTPLSALSSMQPPAEHTHNHPHPVPELGGLARRAGCSSAFSAPSPAAHHEPG